The following coding sequences are from one Solea solea chromosome 11, fSolSol10.1, whole genome shotgun sequence window:
- the aurkaip1 gene encoding aurora kinase A-interacting protein: MFSSKVVPHLGLLRRATFALQTHGSILNGCAPPSFPASCFSLKHKLRTYATAADNTAPPRWVQLEPELEEALVPRKMSVSPLESWLSLRYSLPPLLEAAQPQEDVGLLEEKMLPPISVPVLEDETGSVTPLQCKNVLKIRRRKMNRHNYRKLQKRIKFLKRRVLAGRGRKKQKRFEEDLKRIWSRAGLKTAPEGWTTPKIFIKQNVNKRH, translated from the exons ATGTTTTCTTCAAAAGTTGTCCCTCATCTCGGTCTATTACGTAGAGCGACCT TTGCACTGCAAACCCATGGATCCATTTTGAATGGCTGTGCACCTCCAAGCTTTCCTGCTTCTTGCTTCTCCCTAAAACATAAACTCAGGACGTACGCGACAGCAGCGGACAACACAGCTCCTCCTCGATGGGTGCAGCTTGAGCCAGAGCTGGAGGAAGCTCTGGTGCCACGCAAAATGTCAGTTAGTCCTCTGGAGAGTTGGCTCTCCCTGCGttactccctccctcccctgctGGAGGCCGCTCAACCACAGGAGGATGTCGGGCTGCTGGAAGAGAAGATGCTGCCACCCATCTCTGTCCCTGTTTTGGAGGATGAAACGGGCTCAGTTACACCCTTACAATGCAAGAATGTTCTCAAGATCAGGCGACGAAAGATGAACCGGCATAATTATAGGAAGCTACAAAAACGGATTAAATTCTTAAAAAGAAGAGTGCTGGCGGGCAGGGGGAGGAAGAAGCAG AAACGATTTGAGGAGGATTTGAAGAGGATTTGGTCTCGCGCTGGACTGAAGACAGCTCCAGAGGGATGGACCACACCGAAGATCTTCATTAAACAGAATGTAAACAAAAGGCATTGA
- the LOC131469218 gene encoding matrix remodeling-associated protein 8-like, with protein sequence MRLDMTLLHILAVVFLPGAWGQSSSSSLGVVLEAKNITLPAGSQAVLPCHSPRMVWTRDTLKDRQRVVHWDLVRSSPEYSVERVLDMSPGARQRVYNGFNKGRVSVSESAFNDGNFSLIINNVVTTDRGVYTCNLHHHYCQMHQSIQVQLNVTKSVRKEKRYWDGEKTVFVVLLGSSVVLPCVNRRPLWREGLQEDQQQVAHWDFQPPGVRPDKADRLIDLYASGERRDYGLLFAKNKMSVTEDAFTLGDFSLSIAELKPVDKGLYICHLHHHYCGLHERRIFRLSVGPPLPATPAPTTPRVFHKYEPEPRTNEVDSPRVVNVILPEQRSYFMQHLGYFLATLLLLAFIVVGVIVLTRRRKKRGLDYDLRRFEQGNVIHGGEMSVDCTELRACNQEPLNSDHKNNLLKERDMSKDCNKDFDGRLWK encoded by the exons ATGCGCCTCGACATGACTCTCCTCCACA ttcTTGCTGTGGTCTTCCTGCCTGGTG CATGGggtcaaagcagcagcagtagtctCGGTGTGGTGTTGGAGGCTAAGAACATCACCCTCCCAGCAGGCTCTCAGGCCGTTCTGCCCTGCCACAGCCCCCGCATGGTGTGGACACGGGACACGCTGAAGGACCGGCAAAGGGTGGTGCACTGGGACCTGGTCCGCAGCAGCCCAGAATATTCTGTCGAGAGAGTCCTGGACATGTCACCTGGAGCTCGCCAAAGGGTCTACAATGGCTTCAACAAAGGCCGCGTCTCCGTCTCTGAGTCTGCTTTCAACGACGGCAACTTCTCCCTCATCATCAACA ATGTGGTCACAACGGACAGAGGAGTGTATACATGTAATCTGCACCATCATTACTGCCAGATGCACCAATCCATTCAAGTCCAGCTTAATGTAACTAAGTCAG TGCGAAAAGAGAAACGTTACTGGGATGGAGAGAagactgtgtttgtggtgtTGCTGGGCAGCTCTGTGGTGTTGCCTTGTGTCAACCGGCGCCCCCTGTGGAGAGAGGGTCTTCAGGAGGACCAGCAGCAAGTGGCTCACTGGGACTTCCAGCCACCGGGTGTGCGCCCTGATAAGGCTGACCGCCTGATAGACCTCTATGCGTCTGGAGAGCGCCGGGATTACGGACTACTCTTTGCCAAGAACAAGATGAGCGTGACCGAGGACGCGTTCACATTAGGCGACTTCTCGCTGTCCATCGCTGAGTTGAAGCCTGTGGACAAAGGCCTGTACATCTGCCACCTGCACCACCACTACTGTGGACTTCACGAGAGACGCATTTTCAGACTCTCTGTGGGACCTCCACTTCCAGCCACCCCCGCCCCCACAACACCCAGAGTTTTCCACAAATATGAGCCAGAACCAA GGACTAATGAGGTGGATAGTCCTCGCGTGGTGAACGTTATCCTCCCCGAGCAACGCAGCTATTTCATGCAGCATTTGGGCTACTTCCTGgcgacactgctgctgctggcgtTCATCGTCGTCGGCGTCATTGTGCTGACACGGCGACGGAAAAAGAGAG GGCTGGATTACGATCTGCGTCGATTTGAACA AGGAAATGTGATCCATGGAGGAGAAATGTCTGTAGACTGCACAGAGCTGAGGGCCTGCAACCAAGAGCCTCTGAATTCAG ACCACAAAAACAACCtactgaaagagagagacatgagCAAAGACTGCAATAAGG ATTTTGACGGAAGGCTGTGGAAGTGA